In Candidatus Eisenbacteria bacterium, the following proteins share a genomic window:
- a CDS encoding DUF3052 domain-containing protein, translating to MGREKACTAVWRRQRSQGRALLESSELIFRGEFRVRAAFSTLRGITVRAGMLKLDTPEGVLSLELGDEAERWADRIRNPKSVLDKLGVKPAHTVAVIGVSDAGFLADLSARAATVSRGRVKSGSDLVFLGVERLADLARLTTLREAIAAAGGVWVVWAKGRRELNEDHVRAAALRARLVDVKVVAFSPTHSALKLVIPLAQRTTHVR from the coding sequence GTGGGGCGTGAGAAGGCGTGCACCGCGGTGTGGCGGCGCCAGCGATCCCAGGGACGCGCGCTGCTCGAGAGCAGCGAGCTGATCTTTCGCGGCGAGTTCCGGGTCCGCGCGGCGTTCTCGACGCTGCGAGGGATCACCGTGAGAGCGGGAATGCTCAAGCTCGACACTCCCGAGGGAGTGCTGTCGTTGGAACTCGGTGACGAGGCGGAGCGCTGGGCCGACCGCATTCGCAACCCGAAGTCGGTGCTCGACAAGCTCGGGGTCAAGCCTGCGCACACGGTCGCGGTGATCGGCGTAAGCGATGCCGGATTCCTCGCCGATCTCAGCGCACGCGCGGCCACGGTGTCGCGCGGACGCGTCAAGTCCGGCAGCGACCTGGTGTTCCTCGGCGTCGAGCGGCTCGCGGATCTTGCGCGGCTCACCACACTGCGTGAGGCGATCGCCGCGGCCGGCGGCGTCTGGGTGGTGTGGGCGAAGGGCCGGCGCGAGCTCAACGAAGACCACGTACGCGCGGCCGCCCTGCGGGCGCGACTCGTGGACGTCAAAGTCGTCGCGTTCTCGCCCACCCACAGTGCCCTCAAGCTGGTGATCCCGCTCGCGCAACGGACGACCCACGTGCGCTAG
- a CDS encoding DinB family protein, with the protein MHRFVRFLTACTALSLIAAPAFADSHMGGAEMPAGVKGEMLMWISDAESKLNDLAEATPEKGYAWTPGKGVRSTGQVFMHVAAANFGIPSFMGVAPPAGFDFMKYEGSLTKKADIQKALKESFVHVKAAVVNASDADLEKPVDLFGMKTTARGAYMLVLSHCHEHLGQSIAYARMNKITPPWTARQEAEAAKAKGGK; encoded by the coding sequence ATGCATCGATTCGTCCGTTTCCTCACCGCGTGTACCGCGCTCTCGCTCATCGCCGCCCCCGCATTCGCCGACTCGCACATGGGTGGCGCCGAGATGCCTGCGGGCGTCAAGGGCGAGATGCTGATGTGGATCAGCGACGCCGAGAGCAAGCTCAACGATCTCGCCGAAGCGACGCCGGAGAAGGGCTACGCGTGGACGCCCGGCAAGGGCGTGCGCTCGACCGGCCAGGTGTTCATGCACGTCGCGGCGGCGAACTTCGGCATTCCGTCGTTCATGGGCGTGGCGCCGCCGGCGGGCTTCGACTTCATGAAGTACGAAGGCTCGCTGACCAAGAAGGCCGACATTCAGAAGGCGCTCAAGGAGTCGTTCGTGCACGTGAAGGCCGCGGTCGTGAATGCATCCGACGCCGACCTGGAAAAGCCGGTCGACCTGTTCGGCATGAAGACCACGGCGCGTGGCGCCTACATGCTGGTGCTGTCGCACTGCCACGAGCACCTCGGTCAGTCGATCGCGTATGCGCGCATGAACAAGATCACGCCTCCCTGGACCGCGCGGCAGGAAGCGGAAGCCGCGAAGGCGAAGGGCGGAAAGTAG
- a CDS encoding HU family DNA-binding protein, producing the protein MAKMMTKSQIAAHIATKFELTKKTGTAILEELATLAAKQAKNGFVFPGVGKLVVVKRKARMGRNPQTGEAIKIPAKTVLKFRIAKAMKELALK; encoded by the coding sequence ATGGCAAAGATGATGACGAAGTCGCAGATCGCCGCTCACATCGCGACCAAATTTGAGCTCACGAAGAAGACCGGCACCGCGATTCTCGAAGAGCTCGCGACGCTGGCCGCCAAGCAGGCGAAGAATGGCTTCGTGTTCCCGGGCGTCGGCAAGCTCGTGGTCGTGAAGCGCAAGGCCCGCATGGGTCGCAACCCGCAGACCGGCGAAGCGATCAAGATTCCGGCGAAGACCGTGCTCAAGTTCCGGATCGCCAAGGCAATGAAGGAGCTGGCACTCAAGTAG
- a CDS encoding HDOD domain-containing protein, whose protein sequence is MTARKDADTLTLVERVRSLTTSGRFGLPPLPEIAQRLLELLQNENSADPRGVAELIQNDPALASSVLRLANSASFGGLRAVQDLSESVARLGLRQITSLVTVSVQRDQFVSSDPRRAELLHRLWDQSIATAVAARQLAVRAGEERTEAFLAGLLHDSGCLLVLKAVDELEREGEAPITTTTVDELFDALHTELGERVLREWRIPEPICVVARRHHDPTDAALDRLTLRVQAADAIARKIGLHLHPEPDLDLTLVPAVDHCGLDELELAELLVDIEDEVQQVKTLF, encoded by the coding sequence ATGACTGCTCGCAAAGATGCCGACACACTGACGCTGGTCGAGCGCGTCCGCTCGCTCACCACGTCGGGGCGTTTCGGATTGCCACCGCTACCCGAGATCGCGCAGCGGCTGCTCGAGCTGCTGCAGAACGAGAATTCCGCGGATCCGCGCGGAGTGGCGGAACTGATTCAGAACGACCCGGCACTCGCCTCGTCGGTGCTGCGGCTCGCGAACTCCGCATCGTTCGGCGGCCTGCGTGCGGTGCAGGACCTGAGCGAGTCGGTCGCACGCCTCGGCCTGCGGCAGATCACCTCGCTCGTCACCGTGAGCGTTCAACGCGATCAGTTCGTCTCGTCGGATCCGCGCCGTGCCGAGCTGCTGCATCGCCTGTGGGACCAGTCGATCGCCACCGCAGTGGCCGCGCGTCAGCTCGCGGTGCGAGCGGGGGAAGAGCGGACCGAGGCGTTTCTCGCCGGGCTCCTTCACGACAGCGGCTGCCTGCTGGTGCTCAAGGCGGTCGACGAGCTGGAACGCGAGGGCGAGGCGCCGATCACCACCACGACGGTCGATGAGCTGTTCGACGCGCTGCACACCGAGCTCGGCGAACGGGTCCTGCGCGAATGGCGGATTCCGGAGCCGATCTGCGTGGTCGCGCGTCGCCATCACGATCCGACCGACGCCGCGCTCGATCGGCTCACCCTACGCGTGCAGGCCGCCGATGCGATCGCACGCAAGATCGGTCTCCACCTGCACCCCGAGCCGGACCTGGATCTGACGCTCGTTCCGGCGGTCGACCACTGCGGGCTCGACGAGCTGGAGCTGGCGGAGTTGCTGGTGGACATCGAGGACGAGGTGCAACAGGTCAAGACGCTGTTCTAG